The Styela clava chromosome 2, kaStyClav1.hap1.2, whole genome shotgun sequence genome contains a region encoding:
- the LOC144419827 gene encoding alpha-(1,6)-fucosyltransferase-like translates to MQEFVNNGYIKSKKELKNLIEESETIARKNMYDLQMYVQKRINELQNPNNCNGTSVYVCNMVNGAGFGSELHSILKCFLPAFKQQRTLIYYIKGWKYDPEGLKNLFAPLSDCDETQYTSLSNSQIVNGNAVYPTGYDFISIPEEISQFIIRNHADPFAWWIAQFIGYAMRIRPDFVNQLNITAQKINFTKPIAGVHIRRGDKIKWEAKKHEVEEYMFFIKNWFDEQNIEQRTVYVATDDDGVHQELKTKYPSYKFITTPTDTMQKGLSALQGIVKDIYLLSQCDFVACTGSSNICHLVYELFSFHHHDASTRWQSIDHMYYLNDAIFPYVAISEHSARKDRSEINFRKGDIIKVTHGCPTDGFINSENTNSREKGRVPLYKLRSKPSIDSFPILHRPS, encoded by the exons ATGCAAGAATTTGTGAACAATGGATACAT AAAATCAAAGAAAGAACTTAAAAACCTGATTGAAGAATCTGAAACGATCGCCCGTAAAAATATGTATGACTTGCAGATGTACGTTCAAAAAAGAATAAACGAGCTGCAG AATCCAAACAATTGCAACGGTACATCAGTTTATGTATGTAATATGGTAAATGGAGCTGGATTTGGCAGCGAGTTGCACAGCATACTCAAATGTTTTCTACCGGCGTTTAAACAACAAAGAACAttgatttattatattaaagGATGGAAATATGATCCCGAAGGATTGAAGAATCTCTTTGCCCCACTCAGTGATTGTGACGAAACACAATATACAA GTCTGAGTAACTCACAAATTGTGAATGGCAATGCCGTTTATCCAACTGGATACGACTTTATATCAATTCCAGAAGAAATATCtcaatttattattcgaaatCATGCTGATCCATTTGCCTGGTGGATCGCGCAATTCATTGGATATGCGATGAGAATAAGGCCTGACTTTGTGAATCAACTTAACATCACCGCTCAGAAAATAAACTTTACTAAACCCATAGCCGG AGTTCATATTCGTCGTGGAGACAAAATAAAATGGGAGGCAAAGAAACACGAAGTAGAAGAATATatgttttttataaaaaattggtTCGACGaacaaaatatagaacaaaGAACTGTATATGTAGCAACTGATGACGATGGAGTTCATCAGGAATTGAAAACGAA ATATCCTTCATACAAATTCATCACAACCCCAACTGACACTATGCAAAAAGGACTTAGTGCTCTTCAGGGAATAGTCAAGGACATATATCTACTTTCACAATGCGATTTTGTGGCATGCACCGGTTCTTCCAAT ATATGCCACCTCGTTTACGAATTATTCAGCTTTCATCATCACGACGCATCTACCAGGTGGCAATCAATAGACCATATGTATTATTTGAATGATGCAATATTTCCATACGTTGCAATATCTGAACATTCGGCGAGGAAAGATAGAAGTGAGATAAATTTTAGAAAGGGTGATATTATTAAAGTGACTCATGGTTGTCCCACAGATGGGTTCATAAATAGCGAGAATACCAACAGTCGCGAAAAAGGAAGAGTTCCATTGTATAAACTAAGATCGAAGCCATCGATTGATAGTTTTCCGATTCTCCATAGACCTTCATAG
- the LOC144419885 gene encoding protein rolling stone-like — protein sequence MATSCGYEFQSKHLRFVSANENNFYEFQWSKKKLYFVLYRAFTLLYHWGWLIASWVFAKEDIAYTASNWSFFFTGIYYLCAFITALYGLIARNDHEVENQEAPNTGRSHKTENPGGLRFFHKVTWFFQVQAIDFVIFVTVLYWALLAPDVPAETLRMPIGQHKHSVQGIMLLIDIFVVSIPTRWIQFVYSTLFALFYAINTVIVHFAGINSQIYGFLDFVNSPGIVAGVLLMNVFVVPIILHTITFAFYHLKMLIYRCTLGKKQRMSDQPATFNTGHDNVAFSS from the exons atggCTACAAGCTGTGGATACGAGTTTCAATCAAAGCATCTGCGATTCGTAAGCGCGaacgaaaacaatttttacgAATTTCAA TGGTCAAagaagaaattatattttgttttgtatcgTGCTTTCACCCTGCTCTATCACTGGGGCTGGTTAATAGCAAGCTGGGTGTTTGCAAAAGAAGACATTGCTTACACTGCAAGTAATTGGAGTTTTTTCTTTACCGGCATTTATTACTTATGCGCGTTTATCACTGCATTATATGGACTAATTGCGCGAAACGACCATGAAGTCGAAAATCAAGAAGCACCAAATACCGGCAGGTCACATAAAACAGAAAATCCAG gtggACTGAGATTCTTCCACAAAGTTACTTGGTTCTTTCAGGTACAAGCaattgattttgttattttcgtCACAGTTCTGTACTGGGCACTTCTAGCACCGGATGTCCCAGCAGAAACACTGAGAATGCCTATCGGCCAACATAAACATAGTGTGCAAGGGATAATGCTTCTGATAGATATTTTTGTAGTCTCTATTCCCACACGTTGGATACAGTTTGTTTACAGTACCTTGTTCGCATTGTTCTACGCAATCAACACAGTTATCGTACACTTTGCCGGAATAAACTCCCAAATATACGGATTTCTCGATTTTGTCAACTCCCCCGGTATAGTGGCAGGAGTTCTTCTTATGAATGTATTTGTGGTGCCTATCATATTGCACACAATCACATTTGCATTTTATCATCTGAAAATGTTGATTTATCGCTGCACACTTGGAAAGAAGCAGAGAATGTCCGATCAACCAGCTACATTCAATACGGGGCATGACAATGTTGCCTTTTCATCGTGA
- the LOC120336486 gene encoding uncharacterized protein LOC120336486 — MQLSYLAFFFCATLIVNGNHETNNECSLPKLEDSDWNMFPDEWYQVLNVGDVFVREAPCWSFINAKETSKGVYVEFKHSYTTPEGFKKYDFVPVHWYTRGNSIDNLDPKYEFLWLDAAKKMGQKKDALKEIDSWYRTEVDHVSNYENYVMWLQCGKDGQRYIWVYTKTPQPTAEDILLVHNKLVEIGGGWDKVPLKFAGCVQSNIQD; from the exons ATGCAACTCTCATAtcttgcgttttttttttgtgccacCCTGATAGTTAATGGAAATCACGAAACAAACAATGAATGCTCACTACCCAAACTAGAAGATTCAGATTGGAACATG TTCCCTGATGAATGGTACCAGGTGTTGAATGTTGGCGATGTATTCGTGAGAGAGGCTCCTTGCTGGTCGTTCATAAATGCCAAAGAAACCTCCAAGGGTGTTTACGTCGAATTCAAGCACAGTTATACTACCCCAGA aggatttaaaaaatatgatttcgtACCAGTACATTGGTATACAAGAGGAAACTCCATTGACAACCTGGACCCGAAATACG AGTTTTTATGGCTTGATGCTGCAAAAAAGATGGGACAAAAAAAAGACGCGTTAAAAG agaTTGATAGCTGGTATCGTACTGAAGTAGATCACGTGTCAAATTACGAGAATTACGTAATGTGGCTCCAATGTGGAAAAGACG GTCAGCGATATATATGGGTTTATACAAAAACTCCACAGCCCACGGCAGAAGATATTTTGTTGGTACATAATAAACTGGTTGAAATAGGAGGAGGATGGGACAAAGTACCACTAAAATTTGCAGGATGCGTTCAATCTAATATACAAGATTAG